ATTTTAATTGGACAAATTTCAGAGAAACATAAAGAGAATTTGTATCTGAATCGACTTTTGTTGTAGCCCAAAAAAAGGAACATAAATAACACTATTAGTTTTAGTGAATTGATAACTACTTGCTAATCCTGAAAAGGAATTCTCAAATTCAGCTACAACAAAAGTCGATTTAACTACATTGATTTTTAAAGAAATACAAACCTTTGTTACATAAAAAAACAATAGAAATGAAAATAATTATTACAGGTTCACTAGGACCAATCAGCAAACCGCTAGCAGTAAAATTAATAGCTGAAGGACATCAAATTACAATTGTCAGCAGTAACAAAAACAAGCAAAAAGAAATAGAAACCTTAGGTGCAAAAGCTGCTATCGGGAGTATTGAAGATATTGGCTTTTTAACTGAAACTTTCACAGGAGCAGATGTAGCCTATCTTATGCAACCTACCGTAAATTTCTTTGATCCTTCGGTAGATCTGTTGAGACACTATGAAAAAATTTGCAAAAAATATGTACAGGCAATTTTAAATTCAGGTTTAAAAAAAATTGTTCATTTAAGCAGTATTGGCGGACATTCCAGTACTGGAAATGGCATGTTAGCTTTTCATTATTATGCTGAGCAGGCTTTGAAAAAATTACCAGGGGATGTGGCAATTACCACTTTACGCCCTATGTCGTTTTACTCCAATATAATGGCATTTATTTCTACAATTAAAGGTATGAAAGCAATCATTACCAGTTATAAAACTGATGAACCAGAACCTTGGGCTTCTCCACTAGATATTGCTGATGTCGCTGCTGAGGAACTAACCACTTCTGCTAAGGGAAGAAAAGTGACATACATTATTAGTGATGAAGTAACAAGCGATAAACTAATTGATGTTTTAGGAAAAGCAATAGGTGAAGAAATTCAATGGATTACGGTACCGCATGAAACTTTGGAAGAGTCTTATAAAGATTTCGGAATGAGTCCGCAAGCGGCAAATGGTTTTGCAAAACTGAATGAAGCTAAAAATAGCGGAATTTTATACGAAGATCTTATAAAACATAAAGCAGAAATTACGTTTGGAAAAGTAAAAATTGAAGATTTTGCTAAAGACTTTGCACTGGCGTATCAAAATTCATAATTAAAAACGTCGGCAAACTATACTAAGGTTTTTAGTTAAATATAACTACAATAAAAGTTGATTTGGCTAAATGCAAACTGCTGTTTATCCGTACTTTTGTAATAGAAATAAAGAGTTGAAAAATGGAAAATAAACCACCAATCCGATTAAAAACAATCACAGAGTTTCATAAACTTTGGGCATTACCAAAGCCTGAACATCCTTTGATTAGTGTTGTTGATTACAGACAAATCAAACACTCGCTCTTGGATTCCGATCAGGCAGTGATTATGGATTATTATTCCATTACTATCAAACGTGATTTGGGTGTGAAGATCGTTTACGGACAAGAATCTTTCGATTTTGATGAAGGTTTGATGTTTTTTATGGCGCCAAATCAGGTGTTTAAAATCGAGAAAGAAATTAGAAATACGACTGATCACGCAGGTTGGATTTTATTGATACATCCTGATTTTCTTTGGAACACACCTTTGGCTAAAACCATCAAAAAGTACGAGTTCTTTAATTATGCAATGCACGAAGCTTTATTTCTTTCAGAAAAAGAAGAAGAGATGGCGGTAAATATTATCCAAAATATCCAACACGAATATCATTCTAATATTGATACTTTTAGTCAGAACATTATCATTTCGCAATTGGAAACCTTGTTGAATTATTCTGAACGATTTTATCAAAGGCAATTCATCACCCGAAAAATAGCCAACCACAAAATATTAGAACGCATCGAAGATTTGCTTGATGTCTATTTTAATGATGATTTGTCGAATAAAGGTTTGCCTACAGTAAAATTTATTGCTGAAAGTCTGAATATTTCGCCTAGTTATATGGGTGGTTTATTGAAATTACTTACCGGTCAAAGTACACAACAGCACATTCAAAACAAAATTGTAGAAAAAGCCAAAGAGAAACTCTCCACTACTAATTTATCTGTCGGTGAGATTGCTTATGAATTAGGTTTTGAACATTCACAATCATTCAATAAATTTTTTAAGACCAAAACGAAACTTTCTCCTTTAGAATTTAGAACTTCTTTCAATTAGTTAAAATTTAAAAAACACACACATTTTTATCACTTACCTATTGGCTGTTTAAAGACGGTCATAGTGATTTCTTGTGCTAAAAATAAAAATATAAAACAACTTAAATAATGAATACTATTTTTCGAATTCCTTTTGTCTTACTGCTATGTATAATAACTTTCCATTCGTATGGACAAGAAAACCAAAAAGTATTTCACAATCCTCCCGTCAATGTTGAAGCTATGGTTGGAAGCCGTGGTGTATCTTTTCAGATGATAATTGATAAAAAAATAGAAAGTCTGCCACAACTTGGATTTTTCAGCGTAGTTGATATGAACTCCGATTGGAATGAGAAAAAAACTGACGATTTAATGGTACAAGCCAACTTGACTTTGGATTTGGTTAAAGGATTTCGTTTGTATGGAGGATTTCATCACACCGTTGTTACAGGTCTGCGTCCTTCAGCTGGATTGATTTATTCGTTTGTAAATAAAAAATGGACAATCATTACTGCGCCTAGAATTGATTTACAAAAAAATCCAAATATTGAAGGTATTGCATTAATTGAGTTTAAACCGAAATTAAACGAAAACTGGGGTTTGTATTATCGCGTGCAGGGTTTGTATTCTTACATGACCGAAATTGAAGACCACGGCAGAAGTTATATCAGAGCCAGAGCGGGTTTGAGTTACAAAGAAATCGCTTTTGGAGCAGGCGCCAATATAGAATATTACGGACCGATGAAGCATAACGAAAACAACATCGGTTTCTTTACCAATGTATTACTTTTTTAAAGCAACAAAATAATAGTTTAACTTTTAAATACTAAAAAAATGACAACAGATAATTTAACAAAAAACCAATTAAGCGAAGAACGTTTTAACTGGTTGAAAGAAGCTTACACCATTATCGATTCATTAGATGCCAACACGAACCACAATTTGTATGCTGAAAATAGCGAAGTGATATTTGGTAATCGTCCCGCTGTTCAAGGAAGAGAAAACATCATTACAATGTTCAAACATTTTTGGACTACTATTGAAGGATATAGCCATTCTTTTGTTTCTGTATTTGGGCAAGATGATGCTTTTGCTGTAGAAACAGTAGTGAATTATACCCGATTGGATGCTACAACTATTGGTATTCCTGCGGTTACTGTAATTGAAATGAATGAAAAGAATCAGATTCAATCGATGCGTATTTTCATTGATATTGCTCCTCTTCATCAAATTTAATTTTAAAAAAGTGCAACACAATGAGCAATTTGAAATAAATATATTTGAAAATTCTACACATAAATGCTTAGTGAATTGTAGTTAATTTTATGAATTGAAATTATATCTGGTCGCTGAATATGGTGATTCAGCGACCAGATTTTGTTTACATAAATTTAAAGTTATAACCTAATTGTATATAAATCGGTATGGTGGGGGATGTTTTAAAATCTTGAGCTATTGTCTTCCCTCCTTTTAAATAAATAT
The Flavobacterium sp. 5 DNA segment above includes these coding regions:
- a CDS encoding NAD(P)H-binding protein; this encodes MKIIITGSLGPISKPLAVKLIAEGHQITIVSSNKNKQKEIETLGAKAAIGSIEDIGFLTETFTGADVAYLMQPTVNFFDPSVDLLRHYEKICKKYVQAILNSGLKKIVHLSSIGGHSSTGNGMLAFHYYAEQALKKLPGDVAITTLRPMSFYSNIMAFISTIKGMKAIITSYKTDEPEPWASPLDIADVAAEELTTSAKGRKVTYIISDEVTSDKLIDVLGKAIGEEIQWITVPHETLEESYKDFGMSPQAANGFAKLNEAKNSGILYEDLIKHKAEITFGKVKIEDFAKDFALAYQNS
- a CDS encoding AraC family transcriptional regulator, whose translation is MENKPPIRLKTITEFHKLWALPKPEHPLISVVDYRQIKHSLLDSDQAVIMDYYSITIKRDLGVKIVYGQESFDFDEGLMFFMAPNQVFKIEKEIRNTTDHAGWILLIHPDFLWNTPLAKTIKKYEFFNYAMHEALFLSEKEEEMAVNIIQNIQHEYHSNIDTFSQNIIISQLETLLNYSERFYQRQFITRKIANHKILERIEDLLDVYFNDDLSNKGLPTVKFIAESLNISPSYMGGLLKLLTGQSTQQHIQNKIVEKAKEKLSTTNLSVGEIAYELGFEHSQSFNKFFKTKTKLSPLEFRTSFN
- a CDS encoding nuclear transport factor 2 family protein; translated protein: MTTDNLTKNQLSEERFNWLKEAYTIIDSLDANTNHNLYAENSEVIFGNRPAVQGRENIITMFKHFWTTIEGYSHSFVSVFGQDDAFAVETVVNYTRLDATTIGIPAVTVIEMNEKNQIQSMRIFIDIAPLHQI